The following are encoded in a window of Halosimplex halophilum genomic DNA:
- a CDS encoding glycosyltransferase family 4 protein — protein sequence MTRAVCFVSLKSYGYFNPDSGFQGGGAERQIYLLSKALSESFVVHVIVGDFDQPERERRDGVILHRAYPLQDRQSVLQPVKHLLLLWDAMRRADADVYAHRGFLRAAPFTYSMARLLGSRWMFNLANDSHISEEPATLPAPVRLLYCHAVRNSDAVVAQTERQARGMQSEYGVEAHVVPNGYPTAEEPPAVDDRDGFLWVGRLDEDQKRPHLLLDIAERLPSESFRVAGPAEGYGEYARTVVDRAESLPNVEYLGVVPPDEIHSEYRQARAVISTSAYEGFPNTFLEAWRQGTPVVSLSVDPERYLHTGEEAMTATNDLETLVDRCRRLASDPDFWLRLSQHSQTGFEENYTIDAAARKYAAAIEAALSTR from the coding sequence ATGACACGGGCGGTCTGTTTCGTCTCGCTTAAATCGTACGGCTACTTTAATCCTGATTCCGGATTTCAGGGCGGAGGTGCTGAACGCCAGATCTATCTTCTCAGCAAAGCACTGTCTGAATCCTTTGTCGTTCACGTGATCGTTGGCGATTTCGATCAGCCTGAGCGTGAACGGCGTGACGGCGTGATACTGCATCGAGCGTACCCGCTGCAAGACCGACAGAGTGTTCTGCAGCCGGTCAAACATTTGCTGCTACTGTGGGACGCGATGCGGCGGGCGGATGCCGATGTCTACGCGCACCGTGGATTCCTCCGAGCTGCTCCGTTCACATACTCCATGGCTCGGCTCCTCGGGTCGCGGTGGATGTTCAACCTCGCGAACGACTCGCATATCTCCGAGGAACCGGCGACGCTTCCTGCTCCCGTCCGGTTGCTCTACTGCCATGCAGTCCGTAACAGCGACGCGGTCGTCGCACAGACGGAGCGGCAGGCGCGCGGAATGCAGTCCGAGTACGGTGTCGAAGCGCACGTCGTTCCCAACGGCTATCCCACTGCGGAGGAGCCACCTGCTGTTGACGACCGGGACGGATTCCTGTGGGTCGGCCGTCTGGACGAGGATCAGAAGCGTCCGCATCTGCTGCTCGACATCGCCGAACGGCTCCCGTCGGAATCGTTCCGGGTCGCGGGACCTGCCGAGGGATACGGCGAGTACGCCCGGACCGTCGTCGACCGCGCGGAGTCGTTACCGAACGTAGAGTATCTCGGGGTTGTTCCGCCAGATGAGATCCACTCGGAGTACCGCCAGGCTCGCGCCGTGATCAGCACATCCGCCTACGAAGGGTTCCCCAATACGTTTCTGGAGGCGTGGCGTCAGGGAACGCCGGTGGTCAGTCTGTCCGTCGACCCGGAGAGATACTTACACACCGGCGAGGAAGCTATGACCGCGACGAACGATCTGGAGACGCTCGTCGACCGTTGTCGACGGCTCGCGTCTGACCCGGATTTCTGGTTGCGGCTCTCGCAGCACAGTCAAACTGGGTTCGAGGAGAACTACACGATAGATGCGGCCGCACGGAAGTACGCGGCCGCCATCGAGGCAGCACTGTCGACCCGATGA
- a CDS encoding glycosyltransferase family 4 protein, translating to MFQFEDDEGRYGRMHDVFEGLETCQPGFDWRIFSLIREDREVALSALGLDAEDLWASRTHNVEALVSAPKVLRQLLSYRPDLVHVLTARPVESTLTRTVAERLDIPVVCGPNVGGWFPARPNHLWEDSTGDRLRNRLNYLANRASIRLTDPDRLLAFSDYHRTMVRSARAATPIEVLRPGVHPRFAPDASVPRETDLLYVGDLSDRKGYSIFVDALERLDGKRSLRVDIVGGTPDRKPRFETIDARYHGFVPRAELPRYYNRANLFVCLYADEMGPNTLIESLSCATPALVSEQSSLTEYLRGGNGVRCERSDIDDVVEAVRSCLEDPQRLIENARRVAPSYEICRTVEQLETIYRSETDTWP from the coding sequence GTGTTCCAGTTCGAAGACGACGAGGGACGATACGGACGGATGCACGACGTTTTCGAGGGGCTCGAGACGTGTCAGCCCGGATTCGACTGGCGGATATTTTCACTCATCCGGGAGGACAGAGAGGTAGCACTCTCCGCGCTCGGATTAGACGCCGAGGACCTCTGGGCCAGTCGAACACACAACGTCGAGGCGCTCGTCTCCGCCCCGAAGGTCCTGCGTCAGCTGTTGTCCTACCGACCGGATCTCGTCCACGTACTGACGGCGCGCCCCGTCGAGTCGACCCTCACTCGAACGGTCGCAGAGCGACTCGATATCCCGGTCGTCTGCGGTCCGAACGTCGGCGGGTGGTTCCCCGCGCGACCGAACCACCTCTGGGAGGACTCGACCGGGGACCGCCTCCGAAACCGACTCAACTACCTCGCGAACCGAGCGTCGATCAGGCTGACCGATCCCGACCGCCTGCTGGCGTTCAGCGACTACCACAGGACGATGGTTCGCTCCGCTCGAGCCGCGACCCCCATCGAGGTGCTCCGACCCGGCGTCCATCCCCGATTTGCCCCGGACGCGAGCGTTCCACGCGAGACAGATCTGCTCTACGTCGGCGATCTCTCCGACCGAAAGGGGTACTCGATCTTCGTCGATGCACTGGAGCGACTCGACGGGAAGCGGTCCCTTCGCGTCGATATTGTTGGCGGAACGCCGGACCGGAAACCTCGGTTCGAGACGATAGACGCGAGATACCACGGCTTCGTTCCGCGGGCCGAACTACCGAGATACTACAACCGGGCGAACCTGTTCGTCTGTCTGTACGCCGACGAAATGGGCCCGAACACGCTCATCGAATCGCTCTCGTGTGCCACACCGGCGCTGGTCAGCGAACAGAGTAGCCTCACTGAATACCTTCGAGGCGGCAACGGGGTTCGGTGTGAACGGTCGGACATCGACGATGTCGTCGAAGCGGTCCGGTCGTGTCTCGAAGACCCTCAACGACTGATCGAGAACGCTCGTCGCGTCGCCCCGTCGTACGAGATCTGTCGCACGGTCGAACAACTCGAGACGATCTATCGCTCGGAGACCGACACCTGGCCCTGA
- a CDS encoding alkaline phosphatase family protein, protein MTNPVTARSRRVTHDPPIVGRLVCSFPPHLSTVSAASRVVRRLRYGTRTGVGYKPTRVLYRRMYSRAQVERALRTPSLLFREANRLYHRRLNRRAYNTAGVDVFAEDWDTLVLLDACRYDMFSGQSELAGRLESRRSRGSSTQEFLRGNVQDRTLHDTVYVTANPQLYWHRDWLNASFHAVEHVWMEDGWDERYGTVLPETTTARALEAAETYPNKRYLVHYMQPHYPFLTDADESFAVDHSFLDPDEAGFWNRVMTGELGADPDEVWRAYQSTLDRTLPHVERLLEGLDGKSVVSADHGNMVGERARPFPIREWGHPRGIYTDQLVEVPWLVVDGDRRTIVSEAPAETRAEVADEVVTDRLEQLGYA, encoded by the coding sequence ATGACCAATCCGGTAACTGCCCGCAGTCGGAGAGTCACACACGATCCACCGATAGTCGGTCGACTCGTATGTAGCTTTCCGCCGCACCTGTCGACTGTCTCGGCCGCGTCGCGGGTCGTTCGGCGTCTCCGGTACGGGACGAGAACGGGAGTTGGATATAAACCGACGAGGGTACTCTATCGGCGTATGTATTCCCGGGCACAGGTCGAACGAGCGCTCCGGACGCCGTCGTTACTTTTTCGCGAAGCGAACCGTCTCTATCACCGGCGGCTGAACCGAAGGGCGTACAATACCGCTGGGGTCGACGTGTTCGCGGAAGACTGGGATACGCTGGTTCTCCTCGACGCCTGCCGATACGACATGTTCTCCGGACAGTCGGAGCTGGCCGGACGACTCGAGAGCCGTCGCTCACGCGGGTCCAGTACGCAGGAGTTCCTCCGCGGGAACGTCCAGGACAGAACGCTGCACGACACGGTCTACGTCACCGCGAACCCACAGCTGTACTGGCATCGTGACTGGTTGAACGCCTCGTTTCACGCGGTCGAACACGTCTGGATGGAAGACGGGTGGGACGAGCGGTACGGGACCGTCCTCCCCGAGACGACGACCGCCCGCGCGCTCGAAGCCGCCGAGACGTATCCGAACAAGCGGTACCTCGTCCATTACATGCAGCCACACTACCCGTTTCTGACCGACGCAGACGAGTCGTTCGCGGTGGACCACTCGTTTCTCGACCCCGACGAGGCGGGGTTCTGGAACCGGGTGATGACGGGTGAACTCGGGGCCGACCCGGACGAGGTCTGGCGCGCGTATCAGTCCACGCTCGACCGGACGCTACCACACGTCGAACGACTGCTGGAGGGGCTCGACGGAAAGTCAGTCGTCAGCGCCGACCACGGGAATATGGTCGGCGAGCGCGCACGTCCGTTCCCGATCCGAGAGTGGGGACATCCGCGGGGTATCTACACCGACCAACTGGTCGAAGTCCCGTGGCTCGTTGTCGACGGCGACCGGAGAACGATCGTCAGCGAAGCGCCGGCCGAAACGCGGGCCGAGGTCGCCGACGAGGTGGTCACCGACCGCCTCGAACAGCTCGGGTACGCCTGA
- a CDS encoding glycosyltransferase family 4 protein: MNTKEPLDICFVSARAYRYLDPDSDRPAGGAQRQQYLIASELRDRGYEVGFVVGDFGQPDEQLVEGIRVFTGCPRSLDGPKGVPAAWWRLYQALKRADASVYYVRGAPRLATATALCCRILDRRFLFCVANDADVDPDQLKDRYRGFVRRGYRWALRRADTIVAQSEAQADSLRDGFGRESSVIPNGYDLPPESAVVPPTDREFVLWVGSSDPDQKRPAAFLELARTLSETEFVMISQPVPGVAYHDQLRRAAADISNLDFLGAVPPDEIHRYYRRASLLVNTSRNEGFPNTFLEAWRYETPIVSLSFDLDGLLSASEPDLGRLAGDERALVRIVEQLVSDPETRGEIGRSSRTYMRERYSLDSVVDEYERILSAFVGE, translated from the coding sequence ATGAACACGAAGGAGCCGCTGGATATCTGTTTCGTCTCGGCGCGCGCATACCGGTATCTGGATCCCGACAGCGACCGGCCTGCGGGGGGCGCCCAGCGTCAGCAGTATCTGATCGCCTCCGAACTCCGTGACCGTGGATACGAGGTCGGATTCGTCGTGGGGGATTTCGGCCAACCCGACGAGCAACTCGTCGAGGGCATACGCGTGTTCACGGGGTGCCCCCGTTCTCTCGACGGACCGAAAGGCGTTCCGGCGGCCTGGTGGCGACTGTATCAGGCGCTCAAGCGGGCAGATGCGAGTGTCTATTACGTCCGAGGCGCGCCGCGTCTCGCGACTGCGACCGCCCTTTGCTGTCGAATACTCGACCGTCGGTTCCTGTTTTGCGTCGCCAACGACGCCGACGTCGACCCGGACCAGCTGAAGGACCGGTATCGAGGGTTCGTTCGACGGGGGTATCGATGGGCCCTTCGGAGGGCCGATACGATCGTGGCCCAGTCGGAGGCGCAAGCTGATTCGCTCCGCGACGGCTTCGGCCGAGAGAGCTCCGTGATCCCGAACGGATACGATCTCCCGCCGGAATCGGCCGTGGTACCGCCGACGGACCGGGAGTTCGTCCTCTGGGTCGGTAGTAGCGACCCCGATCAGAAGCGTCCGGCGGCGTTCCTCGAACTCGCCCGCACGCTGTCCGAAACGGAGTTCGTGATGATCTCCCAGCCGGTTCCCGGGGTAGCGTACCACGACCAGCTCCGACGAGCGGCGGCCGACATCTCCAATCTCGACTTTCTCGGCGCCGTCCCGCCCGACGAGATCCATCGGTACTACCGACGCGCGTCGTTGCTCGTCAACACGTCGCGCAACGAGGGGTTTCCGAACACGTTCCTCGAAGCCTGGCGCTACGAGACTCCGATCGTCTCGCTCTCGTTCGACCTCGATGGACTGCTGTCGGCGTCCGAACCGGATCTAGGTCGGCTCGCCGGTGATGAGCGGGCGCTAGTTCGGATCGTCGAGCAACTCGTCTCGGACCCCGAAACGAGAGGGGAAATTGGGCGGTCGAGCCGGACGTACATGCGCGAACGCTACTCGCTCGATTCGGTCGTCGACGAGTACGAGCGGATCCTCTCCGCGTTTGTCGGCGAATAG
- a CDS encoding sulfatase yields the protein MTRNVVVVVMDTARYRDVFPETETVAPELESLAADGTRFDRAVAPAPWTLPSHASLFTGTYPSKHGAHADHKYLDDDRPTLAEAFAGAGYETVAVSNNTWISDEFGFARGFERFRKTWQYLQADTDLGPVARTNEGREKLRALARSLFDGNPLVNALNAVYGQFFRKREDSGARRTNRWVREWLADRGGDRPFFLFVNYLEPHLEYRPPRETTERFLPDGTSYEEAMAVPQDAWSHVAGDLDLDEEDFAALRALYRGEIAYLDDRIAELRDALAAAGEWEDTVFVVTGDHGENIGDHGLMDHQYALYETLLHVPLVVHGGPFDGGRDERLVSLTDLAPTLLDAVDVDAPAFRDQAQGESLLADSSGQREHVFAEYLAPQPSMAALAERVDRLPDDVRRYDRSLRAVRGDDWKLIRGSDGSRECYHLATDPDETVDLLSTDADGTAGADGVAEAGGTAEANTADEESVDATRRADSLDDVLDDWLASFDHADPDGDPAMSETTAQRLEDLGYLQE from the coding sequence GTGACCCGTAACGTCGTCGTCGTGGTGATGGACACGGCCCGCTACCGGGACGTGTTCCCGGAGACCGAAACCGTCGCGCCGGAACTCGAATCGCTGGCCGCGGACGGCACGCGGTTCGACCGCGCGGTCGCGCCGGCGCCGTGGACGCTCCCGTCGCACGCGTCGCTGTTCACGGGCACCTACCCGTCGAAACACGGCGCCCACGCCGACCACAAATACCTCGACGACGACCGCCCGACGCTGGCCGAGGCGTTCGCGGGGGCGGGCTACGAGACCGTCGCCGTCTCGAACAACACCTGGATCAGCGACGAGTTCGGCTTCGCCCGGGGGTTCGAGCGCTTCCGCAAGACCTGGCAGTACCTCCAGGCCGACACCGACCTCGGGCCCGTCGCGCGCACCAACGAGGGCAGAGAGAAACTCCGGGCGCTCGCCCGGTCGCTGTTCGACGGCAACCCGCTTGTCAACGCGCTCAACGCGGTCTACGGGCAGTTCTTCCGCAAGCGCGAGGACAGCGGCGCGCGCAGGACGAACCGATGGGTCCGCGAGTGGCTCGCCGACCGCGGCGGCGACCGACCCTTCTTCCTGTTCGTCAACTACCTCGAACCCCACCTGGAGTACCGGCCGCCCCGCGAGACGACCGAGCGGTTCCTCCCGGACGGGACCAGTTACGAGGAGGCGATGGCCGTCCCGCAGGACGCGTGGTCGCACGTCGCGGGCGACCTCGACCTCGACGAGGAGGACTTCGCGGCGTTGCGCGCCCTCTACCGCGGCGAGATCGCCTACCTCGACGACCGGATCGCCGAACTTCGTGACGCGCTCGCGGCGGCCGGCGAGTGGGAAGACACGGTGTTCGTCGTCACGGGCGACCACGGGGAGAACATCGGCGACCACGGGCTGATGGACCACCAGTACGCGCTCTACGAGACGCTCCTTCACGTGCCCCTGGTCGTCCACGGCGGGCCGTTCGACGGGGGACGCGACGAGCGACTGGTGTCGCTGACCGACCTCGCACCGACGCTGCTCGACGCCGTCGACGTGGACGCGCCGGCGTTCCGCGACCAGGCACAGGGCGAGTCGCTGCTCGCCGACAGCAGCGGACAGCGAGAGCACGTCTTCGCCGAGTACCTCGCGCCTCAGCCGTCGATGGCGGCGCTGGCCGAGCGGGTGGACCGCCTCCCCGACGACGTGCGCCGGTACGACCGGTCGCTGCGCGCCGTCCGCGGCGACGACTGGAAGCTGATTCGCGGGTCCGACGGGTCGCGCGAGTGCTACCACCTCGCGACCGACCCCGACGAGACGGTGGACCTGCTCTCGACTGACGCCGACGGGACGGCCGGCGCGGATGGGGTAGCCGAGGCGGGTGGGACAGCCGAGGCGAACACGGCGGACGAGGAATCCGTCGACGCCACACGCCGGGCCGACTCCCTCGACGACGTACTCGACGACTGGCTCGCCTCCTTCGACCACGCCGACCCCGATGGCGACCCGGCGATGTCCGAGACGACGGCCCAGCGCCTCGAAGACCTCGGGTACCTGCAGGAGTGA
- a CDS encoding NAD-dependent epimerase/dehydratase family protein has protein sequence MTILVTGADGYIGWPTALRIANRTDDRVLLVDNFARREWVEEVGSKSATPIAGIDQRLDAAEDVFGIGNMSFVEGDLVEKSFVDELLAVHEPDVVVHAAAQPSAPYSQINGERANYTQHNNMQATRNLLWGLDEHDLNDTHFIETTTTGVYGAPEFPIPEGGAVMENDGERDEVPFPAMAGSWYHLTKSHDAANMRLAHQQFDIPISDVRTAITYGTETEETREDPRLKTRFDFDYYFGTVAHRFAAQAVAGYPVTVYGKGEQRKPFISLEDAVEGLANLALQDHEERPDDLTVYNQVTRAISIVEIAETIAGVGDEFDLDVAVEHFENPRDEDETHKMEIENDRYADLIGGQAQEFEGGIRDVFETLTQHADTIEAHEDRFLPGVLDDWDEEE, from the coding sequence ATGACGATCCTCGTCACCGGCGCCGACGGCTACATCGGCTGGCCGACCGCCCTGCGCATCGCGAACCGGACGGACGACCGCGTGCTGCTCGTCGACAACTTCGCCCGCCGCGAGTGGGTCGAAGAGGTCGGCTCGAAGAGCGCGACGCCCATCGCGGGCATCGACCAGCGCCTCGACGCGGCCGAGGACGTGTTCGGCATCGGCAACATGTCCTTCGTCGAGGGCGACCTCGTCGAGAAGTCGTTCGTCGACGAACTGCTGGCGGTCCACGAACCCGACGTGGTGGTCCACGCGGCCGCCCAGCCCTCCGCGCCGTACTCGCAGATCAACGGCGAGCGGGCCAACTACACCCAGCACAACAACATGCAGGCGACGCGGAACCTGCTGTGGGGGCTGGACGAGCACGACCTCAACGACACTCACTTCATCGAGACGACGACGACGGGCGTCTACGGCGCGCCGGAGTTCCCCATCCCCGAGGGCGGCGCCGTGATGGAGAACGACGGCGAGCGCGACGAGGTGCCGTTCCCGGCGATGGCGGGCTCGTGGTACCACCTCACCAAGAGCCACGACGCGGCGAACATGCGGCTGGCCCACCAGCAGTTCGACATCCCCATCTCGGACGTGCGCACGGCCATCACGTACGGCACCGAGACCGAGGAGACCCGCGAGGACCCCCGCCTCAAGACGCGGTTCGACTTCGACTACTACTTCGGCACCGTCGCCCACCGCTTCGCCGCCCAGGCCGTCGCGGGCTACCCCGTCACCGTCTACGGCAAGGGCGAACAGCGCAAGCCGTTCATCTCCCTGGAGGACGCCGTCGAAGGCCTCGCGAACCTCGCGCTGCAGGACCACGAGGAGCGCCCGGACGACCTGACCGTCTACAACCAGGTGACCCGCGCCATCTCCATCGTCGAGATCGCCGAGACCATCGCGGGGGTCGGCGACGAGTTCGACCTCGACGTGGCCGTCGAGCACTTCGAGAACCCGCGCGACGAGGACGAGACCCACAAGATGGAGATCGAGAACGACCGCTACGCCGACCTCATCGGCGGCCAGGCCCAGGAGTTCGAGGGCGGCATCCGCGACGTGTTCGAGACGCTGACCCAGCACGCCGACACCATCGAGGCCCACGAGGACCGGTTCCTCCCGGGCGTCCTCGACGACTGGGACGAAGAGGAGTAA
- a CDS encoding NAD-dependent epimerase/dehydratase family protein: MDVLVTGGCGYIGSHLVPKLQADDDVDRVVVLDSLVSGSPRALFGCFDDGLDFRRGDVREYGDVESAMRDVDRVVHLAAITGAASTHDRREETFAVNYDGTENVLTAAGKLGVDHVVFASSCNIYGRATSTDIDETVDPDPINPYAETKYESEDLLADYCAEYDMTGTALRMATNFGYSPAVRFNLVVNHFVFRAVTGRPLTVYGDGSNWRPFVHVDDAARAYKHAVCEPDAWDEPVYNVGSNDGNYRIEEIAEVVRDEVGPVDITYLEDEHPGPSYHVNFDRLDGTGFETEHSLREGVRDLAARFRDSEVAPDSGIETASEER; this comes from the coding sequence GTGGACGTGCTCGTCACCGGCGGGTGTGGCTACATCGGCAGCCACCTCGTCCCGAAACTCCAGGCCGACGACGACGTCGACCGGGTGGTCGTCCTCGACAGCCTCGTCTCCGGGTCGCCCCGGGCCCTGTTCGGCTGTTTCGACGACGGCCTGGACTTCCGCCGGGGCGACGTGCGCGAGTACGGCGATGTCGAGAGCGCGATGCGCGATGTCGACCGCGTGGTCCACCTCGCGGCTATCACGGGTGCGGCGAGCACCCACGACCGCCGCGAGGAGACGTTCGCCGTCAACTACGACGGCACCGAGAACGTCCTCACCGCCGCGGGCAAACTCGGCGTCGACCACGTCGTCTTCGCCTCCTCGTGCAACATCTACGGCCGCGCGACGAGCACGGACATCGACGAGACGGTCGACCCCGACCCGATCAACCCCTACGCCGAGACGAAATACGAGTCGGAGGACCTGCTCGCCGACTACTGCGCCGAGTACGACATGACCGGCACCGCCCTGCGGATGGCGACCAACTTCGGCTACTCGCCGGCGGTCCGGTTCAACCTCGTCGTCAACCACTTCGTCTTCCGCGCGGTGACGGGCCGCCCCCTCACGGTGTACGGCGACGGGTCGAACTGGCGGCCGTTCGTCCACGTCGACGACGCCGCCCGTGCCTACAAACACGCCGTCTGCGAGCCCGACGCGTGGGACGAGCCCGTCTACAACGTCGGGTCGAACGACGGCAACTACCGCATCGAGGAGATCGCCGAGGTTGTCCGCGACGAGGTCGGCCCCGTCGACATCACCTACCTCGAAGACGAACACCCCGGCCCCTCCTACCACGTCAACTTCGACCGGCTGGACGGGACTGGCTTCGAGACCGAACACTCCCTCCGCGAGGGCGTCCGCGACCTGGCCGCGCGGTTTCGGGATTCCGAGGTCGCCCCCGACTCCGGGATCGAAACCGCGAGCGAAGAGCGATGA
- a CDS encoding NAD-dependent epimerase/dehydratase family protein — MTDQRTVAVTGAAGFIGSRVVHELQQAHPDWEITALDNFYLGDVREIGDVTVEHVDVRNRDRLEDALDGADIVMHLAAISGVDDCEENQDLAYEVNVQGTNNVAWYCRKSGAALVFPFSMAVLGDPVEFPITVDHPRDPMNWYGRSKLLNERAIESFAEGEFPAHLFLKSNLYGEHEIEGDIVSKGTVINFFVGRAKDGENLTVYEPGDQARNYIHVKDVARAYVRSAERLDDQLAAGETGVEKYEIASDEDPGITTVAEIVRDIAAEEIDFEPEIELLENPRDETLVSEFEVDTTRAREELGWSVEHSVEESIRELFRQ; from the coding sequence ATGACAGACCAACGCACCGTCGCCGTCACAGGCGCGGCGGGATTCATCGGCAGTCGCGTCGTTCACGAACTACAGCAGGCCCACCCCGACTGGGAGATCACCGCGCTCGACAACTTCTACCTCGGTGACGTGCGCGAGATCGGGGACGTGACCGTCGAGCACGTCGACGTCCGCAACCGCGACCGGCTGGAGGACGCGCTCGACGGTGCGGACATCGTGATGCATCTCGCCGCCATCTCCGGCGTCGACGACTGCGAGGAGAACCAGGACCTCGCCTACGAGGTCAACGTCCAGGGGACGAACAACGTCGCGTGGTACTGCCGGAAGAGCGGCGCGGCGCTCGTCTTCCCGTTCTCGATGGCGGTACTCGGCGACCCCGTCGAGTTCCCGATCACCGTCGACCACCCCCGCGACCCGATGAACTGGTACGGCCGGTCGAAACTCCTCAACGAGCGCGCCATCGAGTCGTTCGCAGAAGGTGAGTTCCCGGCCCATCTCTTCCTCAAGTCGAATCTGTATGGAGAGCACGAGATCGAGGGAGACATCGTCTCGAAGGGGACGGTCATCAACTTCTTCGTCGGCCGCGCGAAGGACGGCGAGAACCTGACCGTCTACGAGCCCGGCGACCAGGCGCGCAACTACATCCACGTCAAGGACGTGGCCCGTGCGTACGTCCGGAGCGCCGAGCGCCTCGACGACCAGCTCGCCGCCGGCGAGACGGGCGTCGAGAAGTACGAGATCGCCAGCGACGAGGACCCCGGCATCACGACCGTCGCGGAGATCGTCCGTGACATCGCCGCCGAGGAGATCGACTTCGAACCGGAGATCGAACTGCTGGAGAACCCGCGCGACGAGACGCTCGTCAGCGAGTTCGAGGTTGACACGACCCGCGCCCGGGAAGAGCTGGGGTGGAGTGTCGAGCACTCCGTCGAGGAGAGCATCAGGGAACTGTTCCGCCAGTAG
- a CDS encoding glycosyltransferase family 4 protein, producing MTRDRRRVPDTASGTSEGEDESEGPDDRSRSLRILRVAQKVYPDVAGGGAYHVHALSRDQVAMGHDVTVLAVAPDADGDWPHVEQRDGYTVVRFPPTAAPLGNAVSAGVAQFLRRVGEYDVVHTHSHLYFSTNLAALARRLSGTPLAVTNHGLYSQTAPKWVFDGYLRTIGRWTFDSADVAFCYTDEDRDRLRELGVSTPIEVVANGIDTARFTSDGPRRDDVVGDPAVLFVGRLVDGKRPGDALAAFDRLRDRVPEAGLTICGDGPLCGDLERQVGERGLDDAVQFLGHLPYDAMPSVYRAADALVLPSEAEGLPRTVLEAMATGVPVVTSALDQLTGVVDGGGETVPVGDIEGFADALMAVTGNRETYSPRAVVEDGYDWETTVERTTAHLQRIVENRC from the coding sequence ATGACGCGCGACCGTCGCAGGGTACCGGACACAGCGTCGGGGACGTCCGAGGGAGAGGACGAGTCAGAAGGTCCCGACGACCGCTCGCGTTCGCTCCGGATCCTGCGGGTCGCACAGAAGGTCTACCCGGACGTGGCGGGCGGGGGCGCCTACCACGTCCACGCACTGAGCCGCGACCAGGTCGCGATGGGCCACGACGTGACGGTGCTGGCGGTCGCGCCCGACGCCGACGGGGACTGGCCCCACGTCGAGCAGCGCGACGGCTACACGGTCGTCCGGTTCCCGCCGACCGCCGCGCCGCTCGGCAACGCCGTCTCCGCGGGCGTCGCGCAGTTCCTCCGTCGCGTCGGCGAATACGACGTTGTCCACACCCACTCGCACCTGTACTTCTCGACGAACCTCGCGGCGCTCGCCCGCCGGCTGTCGGGCACGCCGCTGGCGGTCACGAACCACGGCTTGTACTCCCAGACAGCGCCGAAGTGGGTCTTCGACGGCTACCTCCGGACGATCGGGCGCTGGACGTTCGACAGCGCGGACGTGGCCTTCTGCTACACCGACGAGGACCGCGACCGGCTCCGCGAGCTGGGTGTCTCGACCCCGATCGAGGTCGTCGCCAACGGGATCGACACGGCGCGGTTCACCTCGGACGGCCCCCGCCGTGACGATGTGGTCGGCGATCCCGCAGTCCTCTTTGTGGGTCGGCTCGTCGACGGGAAACGACCGGGCGACGCGCTCGCGGCCTTCGATCGCCTGCGTGACCGGGTGCCCGAGGCCGGGCTCACGATCTGCGGCGACGGCCCGCTCTGCGGGGACCTCGAACGACAGGTCGGCGAAAGGGGTCTCGACGACGCGGTCCAGTTTCTGGGCCACCTGCCGTACGATGCGATGCCGTCGGTCTACCGGGCGGCCGACGCGCTCGTGTTGCCGAGCGAGGCCGAAGGGCTACCGCGCACGGTGCTTGAGGCGATGGCGACCGGCGTGCCCGTCGTCACGAGCGCGCTCGACCAGCTCACCGGCGTCGTCGACGGCGGCGGGGAGACGGTCCCTGTCGGCGATATCGAGGGGTTCGCGGACGCGCTGATGGCGGTCACCGGGAACAGGGAGACGTACTCGCCGCGTGCAGTCGTCGAAGATGGCTACGACTGGGAGACGACCGTCGAGCGGACGACCGCACATCTCCAGCGAATCGTGGAGAATCGATGCTAG